One Solanum lycopersicum chromosome 2, SLM_r2.1 genomic region harbors:
- the LOC101252650 gene encoding protein MEI2-like 5 isoform X3, translated as MPMINVSKEKGRTPWEIRPGSNSVLITNDASLFTSSVPVLQHEKLKVSDGDHGHQSVDDASPSLTIHPDVEVDVLLDDGENRAIGSLLPDDEDELLAGIMDGFDPSQLPNHTNDLEEYDFFESIGGLELEFDGQEHLNLGISRVSLADPDSNGAAIYGLSNGGGAVTGEHPLGEHPSRTLFVRNINSNVEDAELRTLFEQYGDIRTLYTACKHRGFVMISYFDIRAARTAMRALQNKPLRRRKLDIHFSIPKDNPSDKDVNQGTLVVFNLDPSISNDDLRRVFGPYGEIKEIRETPYKKHHKFIEYYDVRAAEAALRSLHKRDIAGKRIKLEPSRPGGARRNLVLQSSQDSEQDDSWTFRHPLVSSIGTSSPGNWPQFGSPIEHGSMQSPGTSPGFRSLSPTIANNLHGLASILHPRASNTLRVAPIGNARTMSGRADFPIGSNHGVPFPQSNSFAEPKISHFGGTMSSFGASSTNGSAVETLSGPQFLWGSPKLQSQQSNSSAWKTESLGNAFSFGGQGDRFSLSNHQKSFLNSSQHHLHHIGSAPSGLPLDRHFGFYPDSSILSPGFRGMGIGTRDESLMVNYGSRTTLNAGVAVPRNMSDNASPRFGMISSQKLSPLFLGNGHFPGHAATSFEGLTERSRTRRVENNNGNQMDNKKLFLLDLDKIRCGEDTRTTLMIKNIPNKYTSKMLLAAIDEQHKGTFDFLYLPIDFKNKCNVGYAFINMLSPSLIIPFYEAFNGKKWEKFNSEKVAALAYARIQGKTALVAHFQNSSLMNEDKRCRPILFHSESSELGDQIVQEHLSSGCSQPEDPVGKLENR; from the exons ATGCCAATGATAAATGTATCTAAAGAAAAGGGAAGAACACCATGGGAGATTCGTCCAGGATCTAATTCCGTCCTTATCACTAATGATGCCTCTCTTTTCACAAGCTCAGTGCCTGTTCTTCAACATGAGAAGC TGAAAGTAAGTGACGGCGACCATGGTCATCAATCCGTTGATGATGCATCACCAAGCTTGACAATTCACCCGGATGTAGAGGTTGATGTGCTGTTGGATGATGGTGAAAATCGTGCAATTGGAAGCTTGCTTCCAGATGATGAGGATGAACTTTTAGCTGGGATAATGGATGGGTTTGACCCTAGTCAGCTTCCCAATCACACAAATGACTTGGAAGagtatgatttttttgaaagtaTAGGAGGCTTAGAGTTGGAGTTTGATGGTCAGGAACACTTAAACCTGGGTATATCGAGAGTAAGTCTGGCTGATCCAGATAGCAATGGAGCTGCTATTTATGGACTTTCAAATGGTGGGGGTGCGGTTACTGGAGAACATCCACTTGGAGAGCACCCTTCAAGAACATTATTTGTTCGCAACATAAATAGCAATGTTGAGGATGCTGAGCTAAGAACTCTCTTTGAG CAATATGGTGATATCCGAACTCTCTATACTGCCTGTAAGCATAGGGGCTTTGTCATGATATCATACTTCGATATTCGTGCTGCTCGAACTGCAATGCGAGCATTGCAAAATAAGCCTCTGCGAAGGAGAAAACTAGACATACATTTCTCAATCCCTAAG GATAACCCCTCTGACAAAGATGTAAATCAAGGAACTCTTGTGGTTTTTAATTTAGATCCATCTATATCAAATGATGACCTCCGCAGAGTATTTGGGCCTTATGGTGAGATCAAAGAG ATAAGGGAAACACCATACAAGAAGCACCATAAGTTTATCGAATATTACGATGTCAGAGCTGCAGAAGCTGCCCTTAGGTCCTTACATAAGAGAGACATAGCTGGCAAGCGCATAAAGCTTGAACCAAGCCGCCCTGGAGGAGCTCGACGAAA TCTTGTATTGCAATCATCTCAAGACTCTGAACAAGATGATTCTTGGACTTTTCGGCATCCATTGGTTTCCTCAATTGGTACTTCCTCCCCAG GTAATTGGCCACAATTTGGCAGCCCTATAGAGCACGGCTCCATGCAAAGTCCTGGCACTTCACCAGGCTTTAGATCCCTGAGTCCCACCATTGCCAATAATTTACATGGGTTAGCTTCAATTTTGCATCCTCGTGCATCAAATACCTTGAGGGTAGCACCTATTGGTAATGCTCGCACAATGAGTGGCCGTGCAGATTTCCCTATTGGTTCAAACCATGGTGTTCCCTTCCCTCAGTCTAATTCTTTCGCCGAGCCTAAAATAAGCCACTTTGGTGGAACAATGTCCTCTTTTGGTGCTTCAAGTACAAATGGTTCTGCTGTTGAAACACTATCAGGACCACAGTTTCTCTGGGGCAGTCCAAAGTTGCAGTCTCAACAGAGTAATTCTTCAGCCTGGAAAACTGAGTCTTTGGGAAATGCTTTTTCATTTGGTGGTCAGGGCGACAGGTTTTccttgtcaaatcatcaaaaatctTTCCTCAATTCATCTCAGCACCACCTTCATCATATTGGATCTGCTCCATCTGGTCTTCCCCTTGATAGGCACTTTGGTTTTTACCCAGACTCGTCAATCTTGAGCCCAGGTTTTAGGGGCATGGGTATAGGTACTCGTGATGAAAGTTTGATGGTTAACTATGGTTCTCGTACTACTTTGAATGCTGGTGTTGCTGTTCCAAGGAATATGTCAGACAATGCTTCTCCTAGGTTTGGCATGATCTCTTCCCAAAAACTTAGTCCATTGTTCCTAGGTAATGGTCATTTCCCAGGACATGCAGCTACTAGCTTTGAGGGGCTGACTGAACGCAGTCGCACTCGACGTGTTGAAAATAATAATGGGAACCAGATGGATAACAAGAAGCTCTTTCTACTTGATTTGGATAAGATTAGATGTGGTGAAGATACTCGGACAACTTTGATGATTAAAAATATTCCTAACAA GTACACCTCCAAGATGCTTTTAGCTGCTATTGACGAACAACATAAAGGCACTTTTGATTTTCTGTATCTGCCCATCGATTTCAAG AACAAATGCAATGTGGGATATGCCTTTATCAACATGTTGTCTCCATCACTCATTATCCCATTTTACGAG GCATTTAATGGAAAGAAGTGGGAGAAATTTAATAGTGAAAAAGTTGCTGCTTTGGCTTATGCTCGTATTCAGGGAAAGACAGCCCTTGTAGCTCACTTCCAGAATTCAAGTTTGATGAATGAAGATAAGCGATGTAGGCCAATCCTTTTCCACTCAGAAAGTTCAGAATTGGGGGATCAG ATTGTTCAGGAACATCTTTCATCAGGCTGCAGCCAACCTGAGGATCCAGTTGGCAAATTGGAGAATCGCTAG
- the LOC101252650 gene encoding protein MEI2-like 5 isoform X2, whose product MHFQRVKIEKKKDILKMPMINVSKEKGRTPWEIRPGSNSVLITNDASLFTSSVPVLQHEKLKVSDGDHGHQSVDDASPSLTIHPDVEVDVLLDDGENRAIGSLLPDDEDELLAGIMDGFDPSQLPNHTNDLEEYDFFESIGGLELEFDGQEHLNLGISRVSLADPDSNGAAIYGLSNGGGAVTGEHPLGEHPSRTLFVRNINSNVEDAELRTLFEQYGDIRTLYTACKHRGFVMISYFDIRAARTAMRALQNKPLRRRKLDIHFSIPKDNPSDKDVNQGTLVVFNLDPSISNDDLRRVFGPYGEIKEIRETPYKKHHKFIEYYDVRAAEAALRSLHKRDIAGKRIKLEPSRPGGARRNLVLQSSQDSEQDDSWTFRHPLVSSIGTSSPGNWPQFGSPIEHGSMQSPGTSPGFRSLSPTIANNLHGLASILHPRASNTLRVAPIGNARTMSGRADFPIGSNHGVPFPQSNSFAEPKISHFGGTMSSFGASSTNGSAVETLSGPQFLWGSPKLQSQQSNSSAWKTESLGNAFSFGGQGDRFSLSNHQKSFLNSSQHHLHHIGSAPSGLPLDRHFGFYPDSSILSPGFRGMGIGTRDESLMVNYGSRTTLNAGVAVPRNMSDNASPRFGMISSQKLSPLFLGNGHFPGHAATSFEGLTERSRTRRVENNNGNQMDNKKLFLLDLDKIRCGEDTRTTLMIKNIPNKYTSKMLLAAIDEQHKGTFDFLYLPIDFKNKCNVGYAFINMLSPSLIIPFYEAFNGKKWEKFNSEKVAALAYARIQGKTALVAHFQNSSLMNEDKRCRPILFHSESSELGDQIVQEHLSSGCSQPEDPVGKLENR is encoded by the exons ATGCACTTTCAAagagtgaaaattgaaaaaaagaaag ATATTCTGAAGATGCCAATGATAAATGTATCTAAAGAAAAGGGAAGAACACCATGGGAGATTCGTCCAGGATCTAATTCCGTCCTTATCACTAATGATGCCTCTCTTTTCACAAGCTCAGTGCCTGTTCTTCAACATGAGAAGC TGAAAGTAAGTGACGGCGACCATGGTCATCAATCCGTTGATGATGCATCACCAAGCTTGACAATTCACCCGGATGTAGAGGTTGATGTGCTGTTGGATGATGGTGAAAATCGTGCAATTGGAAGCTTGCTTCCAGATGATGAGGATGAACTTTTAGCTGGGATAATGGATGGGTTTGACCCTAGTCAGCTTCCCAATCACACAAATGACTTGGAAGagtatgatttttttgaaagtaTAGGAGGCTTAGAGTTGGAGTTTGATGGTCAGGAACACTTAAACCTGGGTATATCGAGAGTAAGTCTGGCTGATCCAGATAGCAATGGAGCTGCTATTTATGGACTTTCAAATGGTGGGGGTGCGGTTACTGGAGAACATCCACTTGGAGAGCACCCTTCAAGAACATTATTTGTTCGCAACATAAATAGCAATGTTGAGGATGCTGAGCTAAGAACTCTCTTTGAG CAATATGGTGATATCCGAACTCTCTATACTGCCTGTAAGCATAGGGGCTTTGTCATGATATCATACTTCGATATTCGTGCTGCTCGAACTGCAATGCGAGCATTGCAAAATAAGCCTCTGCGAAGGAGAAAACTAGACATACATTTCTCAATCCCTAAG GATAACCCCTCTGACAAAGATGTAAATCAAGGAACTCTTGTGGTTTTTAATTTAGATCCATCTATATCAAATGATGACCTCCGCAGAGTATTTGGGCCTTATGGTGAGATCAAAGAG ATAAGGGAAACACCATACAAGAAGCACCATAAGTTTATCGAATATTACGATGTCAGAGCTGCAGAAGCTGCCCTTAGGTCCTTACATAAGAGAGACATAGCTGGCAAGCGCATAAAGCTTGAACCAAGCCGCCCTGGAGGAGCTCGACGAAA TCTTGTATTGCAATCATCTCAAGACTCTGAACAAGATGATTCTTGGACTTTTCGGCATCCATTGGTTTCCTCAATTGGTACTTCCTCCCCAG GTAATTGGCCACAATTTGGCAGCCCTATAGAGCACGGCTCCATGCAAAGTCCTGGCACTTCACCAGGCTTTAGATCCCTGAGTCCCACCATTGCCAATAATTTACATGGGTTAGCTTCAATTTTGCATCCTCGTGCATCAAATACCTTGAGGGTAGCACCTATTGGTAATGCTCGCACAATGAGTGGCCGTGCAGATTTCCCTATTGGTTCAAACCATGGTGTTCCCTTCCCTCAGTCTAATTCTTTCGCCGAGCCTAAAATAAGCCACTTTGGTGGAACAATGTCCTCTTTTGGTGCTTCAAGTACAAATGGTTCTGCTGTTGAAACACTATCAGGACCACAGTTTCTCTGGGGCAGTCCAAAGTTGCAGTCTCAACAGAGTAATTCTTCAGCCTGGAAAACTGAGTCTTTGGGAAATGCTTTTTCATTTGGTGGTCAGGGCGACAGGTTTTccttgtcaaatcatcaaaaatctTTCCTCAATTCATCTCAGCACCACCTTCATCATATTGGATCTGCTCCATCTGGTCTTCCCCTTGATAGGCACTTTGGTTTTTACCCAGACTCGTCAATCTTGAGCCCAGGTTTTAGGGGCATGGGTATAGGTACTCGTGATGAAAGTTTGATGGTTAACTATGGTTCTCGTACTACTTTGAATGCTGGTGTTGCTGTTCCAAGGAATATGTCAGACAATGCTTCTCCTAGGTTTGGCATGATCTCTTCCCAAAAACTTAGTCCATTGTTCCTAGGTAATGGTCATTTCCCAGGACATGCAGCTACTAGCTTTGAGGGGCTGACTGAACGCAGTCGCACTCGACGTGTTGAAAATAATAATGGGAACCAGATGGATAACAAGAAGCTCTTTCTACTTGATTTGGATAAGATTAGATGTGGTGAAGATACTCGGACAACTTTGATGATTAAAAATATTCCTAACAA GTACACCTCCAAGATGCTTTTAGCTGCTATTGACGAACAACATAAAGGCACTTTTGATTTTCTGTATCTGCCCATCGATTTCAAG AACAAATGCAATGTGGGATATGCCTTTATCAACATGTTGTCTCCATCACTCATTATCCCATTTTACGAG GCATTTAATGGAAAGAAGTGGGAGAAATTTAATAGTGAAAAAGTTGCTGCTTTGGCTTATGCTCGTATTCAGGGAAAGACAGCCCTTGTAGCTCACTTCCAGAATTCAAGTTTGATGAATGAAGATAAGCGATGTAGGCCAATCCTTTTCCACTCAGAAAGTTCAGAATTGGGGGATCAG ATTGTTCAGGAACATCTTTCATCAGGCTGCAGCCAACCTGAGGATCCAGTTGGCAAATTGGAGAATCGCTAG
- the LOC101252650 gene encoding protein MEI2-like 5 isoform X1 has protein sequence MFSYLGSCLLQIGKNRCLPSRLIGILASFSYYQDILKMPMINVSKEKGRTPWEIRPGSNSVLITNDASLFTSSVPVLQHEKLKVSDGDHGHQSVDDASPSLTIHPDVEVDVLLDDGENRAIGSLLPDDEDELLAGIMDGFDPSQLPNHTNDLEEYDFFESIGGLELEFDGQEHLNLGISRVSLADPDSNGAAIYGLSNGGGAVTGEHPLGEHPSRTLFVRNINSNVEDAELRTLFEQYGDIRTLYTACKHRGFVMISYFDIRAARTAMRALQNKPLRRRKLDIHFSIPKDNPSDKDVNQGTLVVFNLDPSISNDDLRRVFGPYGEIKEIRETPYKKHHKFIEYYDVRAAEAALRSLHKRDIAGKRIKLEPSRPGGARRNLVLQSSQDSEQDDSWTFRHPLVSSIGTSSPGNWPQFGSPIEHGSMQSPGTSPGFRSLSPTIANNLHGLASILHPRASNTLRVAPIGNARTMSGRADFPIGSNHGVPFPQSNSFAEPKISHFGGTMSSFGASSTNGSAVETLSGPQFLWGSPKLQSQQSNSSAWKTESLGNAFSFGGQGDRFSLSNHQKSFLNSSQHHLHHIGSAPSGLPLDRHFGFYPDSSILSPGFRGMGIGTRDESLMVNYGSRTTLNAGVAVPRNMSDNASPRFGMISSQKLSPLFLGNGHFPGHAATSFEGLTERSRTRRVENNNGNQMDNKKLFLLDLDKIRCGEDTRTTLMIKNIPNKYTSKMLLAAIDEQHKGTFDFLYLPIDFKNKCNVGYAFINMLSPSLIIPFYEAFNGKKWEKFNSEKVAALAYARIQGKTALVAHFQNSSLMNEDKRCRPILFHSESSELGDQIVQEHLSSGCSQPEDPVGKLENR, from the exons ATGTTCAGTTATCTGGGAAGTTGTTTACTGCAGATTGGGAAGAATAGATGTTTGCCGAGTAGGCTGATCGGTATCTTGGCCTCATTTAGTTATTACCAAG ATATTCTGAAGATGCCAATGATAAATGTATCTAAAGAAAAGGGAAGAACACCATGGGAGATTCGTCCAGGATCTAATTCCGTCCTTATCACTAATGATGCCTCTCTTTTCACAAGCTCAGTGCCTGTTCTTCAACATGAGAAGC TGAAAGTAAGTGACGGCGACCATGGTCATCAATCCGTTGATGATGCATCACCAAGCTTGACAATTCACCCGGATGTAGAGGTTGATGTGCTGTTGGATGATGGTGAAAATCGTGCAATTGGAAGCTTGCTTCCAGATGATGAGGATGAACTTTTAGCTGGGATAATGGATGGGTTTGACCCTAGTCAGCTTCCCAATCACACAAATGACTTGGAAGagtatgatttttttgaaagtaTAGGAGGCTTAGAGTTGGAGTTTGATGGTCAGGAACACTTAAACCTGGGTATATCGAGAGTAAGTCTGGCTGATCCAGATAGCAATGGAGCTGCTATTTATGGACTTTCAAATGGTGGGGGTGCGGTTACTGGAGAACATCCACTTGGAGAGCACCCTTCAAGAACATTATTTGTTCGCAACATAAATAGCAATGTTGAGGATGCTGAGCTAAGAACTCTCTTTGAG CAATATGGTGATATCCGAACTCTCTATACTGCCTGTAAGCATAGGGGCTTTGTCATGATATCATACTTCGATATTCGTGCTGCTCGAACTGCAATGCGAGCATTGCAAAATAAGCCTCTGCGAAGGAGAAAACTAGACATACATTTCTCAATCCCTAAG GATAACCCCTCTGACAAAGATGTAAATCAAGGAACTCTTGTGGTTTTTAATTTAGATCCATCTATATCAAATGATGACCTCCGCAGAGTATTTGGGCCTTATGGTGAGATCAAAGAG ATAAGGGAAACACCATACAAGAAGCACCATAAGTTTATCGAATATTACGATGTCAGAGCTGCAGAAGCTGCCCTTAGGTCCTTACATAAGAGAGACATAGCTGGCAAGCGCATAAAGCTTGAACCAAGCCGCCCTGGAGGAGCTCGACGAAA TCTTGTATTGCAATCATCTCAAGACTCTGAACAAGATGATTCTTGGACTTTTCGGCATCCATTGGTTTCCTCAATTGGTACTTCCTCCCCAG GTAATTGGCCACAATTTGGCAGCCCTATAGAGCACGGCTCCATGCAAAGTCCTGGCACTTCACCAGGCTTTAGATCCCTGAGTCCCACCATTGCCAATAATTTACATGGGTTAGCTTCAATTTTGCATCCTCGTGCATCAAATACCTTGAGGGTAGCACCTATTGGTAATGCTCGCACAATGAGTGGCCGTGCAGATTTCCCTATTGGTTCAAACCATGGTGTTCCCTTCCCTCAGTCTAATTCTTTCGCCGAGCCTAAAATAAGCCACTTTGGTGGAACAATGTCCTCTTTTGGTGCTTCAAGTACAAATGGTTCTGCTGTTGAAACACTATCAGGACCACAGTTTCTCTGGGGCAGTCCAAAGTTGCAGTCTCAACAGAGTAATTCTTCAGCCTGGAAAACTGAGTCTTTGGGAAATGCTTTTTCATTTGGTGGTCAGGGCGACAGGTTTTccttgtcaaatcatcaaaaatctTTCCTCAATTCATCTCAGCACCACCTTCATCATATTGGATCTGCTCCATCTGGTCTTCCCCTTGATAGGCACTTTGGTTTTTACCCAGACTCGTCAATCTTGAGCCCAGGTTTTAGGGGCATGGGTATAGGTACTCGTGATGAAAGTTTGATGGTTAACTATGGTTCTCGTACTACTTTGAATGCTGGTGTTGCTGTTCCAAGGAATATGTCAGACAATGCTTCTCCTAGGTTTGGCATGATCTCTTCCCAAAAACTTAGTCCATTGTTCCTAGGTAATGGTCATTTCCCAGGACATGCAGCTACTAGCTTTGAGGGGCTGACTGAACGCAGTCGCACTCGACGTGTTGAAAATAATAATGGGAACCAGATGGATAACAAGAAGCTCTTTCTACTTGATTTGGATAAGATTAGATGTGGTGAAGATACTCGGACAACTTTGATGATTAAAAATATTCCTAACAA GTACACCTCCAAGATGCTTTTAGCTGCTATTGACGAACAACATAAAGGCACTTTTGATTTTCTGTATCTGCCCATCGATTTCAAG AACAAATGCAATGTGGGATATGCCTTTATCAACATGTTGTCTCCATCACTCATTATCCCATTTTACGAG GCATTTAATGGAAAGAAGTGGGAGAAATTTAATAGTGAAAAAGTTGCTGCTTTGGCTTATGCTCGTATTCAGGGAAAGACAGCCCTTGTAGCTCACTTCCAGAATTCAAGTTTGATGAATGAAGATAAGCGATGTAGGCCAATCCTTTTCCACTCAGAAAGTTCAGAATTGGGGGATCAG ATTGTTCAGGAACATCTTTCATCAGGCTGCAGCCAACCTGAGGATCCAGTTGGCAAATTGGAGAATCGCTAG